One stretch of Halapricum desulfuricans DNA includes these proteins:
- a CDS encoding 6-hydroxymethylpterin diphosphokinase MptE-like protein — translation MDFETWEPVYERILEDMGYDRGADERARDVYAGTLRALGGNVFDGSLDFAGDRVAIAGAGPSLADELDVARRADAVVAASSAGRRLLASEVGVDCLVTDLDGAPETAVRLTTYETPVAIHAHGDNAIAIQEYVPRCRLSSVLPTTQAAPRSPVRNFGGFTDGDRAAFLADHFGASELVFPGWDLDDPTVGPTKRRKLRWAERLLHWLERRRDERFDLLEGRRDGIDPIGP, via the coding sequence ATGGACTTCGAAACCTGGGAACCGGTCTACGAGCGGATCCTCGAGGACATGGGCTACGACCGCGGTGCCGACGAGCGTGCCCGTGACGTCTACGCCGGGACGTTGCGCGCGCTGGGGGGGAACGTCTTCGACGGGTCGCTCGATTTCGCCGGCGATCGCGTGGCGATCGCAGGGGCGGGTCCGTCTCTGGCGGACGAACTGGACGTAGCGCGGCGAGCGGACGCCGTCGTCGCCGCCTCGAGCGCGGGGCGACGACTGCTCGCCAGCGAGGTCGGCGTCGACTGTCTGGTCACCGACCTCGACGGCGCGCCCGAGACCGCCGTCCGGTTGACGACCTACGAGACGCCAGTCGCGATCCACGCACACGGCGACAACGCGATCGCCATCCAGGAGTACGTTCCCCGCTGTCGGCTGTCGTCGGTGCTCCCGACGACGCAGGCGGCCCCGCGATCGCCCGTCAGGAACTTCGGCGGGTTCACCGACGGCGACCGCGCGGCGTTTCTGGCCGATCACTTCGGGGCGAGCGAGCTCGTCTTCCCCGGGTGGGATCTGGACGACCCGACGGTCGGGCCGACGAAGCGACGGAAACTCCGCTGGGCCGAGCGACTGTTACACTGGCTCGAGCGACGCCGCGACGAGCGGTTCGATCTGCTTGAGGGCCGGCGCGACGGGATCGATCCGATCGGCCCGTGA
- the folP gene encoding dihydropteroate synthase codes for MQTVDAAGVRIGDDQPPRIMGVLNVSRESPYDPSVYDDPSEAAEYVDRKLIDQGADIVDVGLESANKRFEVLSAEEELDRLDVAIDTIESVSGDAVFSIETRYHEVAEEALDRGFDMVNDICGFADPKMAEVCEEYDVAVAKMASPPDLKRPGAVEETPWAQRRSPEWARRAEYVDQVYEALKQNGLTDKTIVDPAFGGWSEAQTIEDDRETFRRLREFRGLGRPILVSINRKNFLRTIADRSTEEALPVSLAATSMAVERGAHVIRTHDVAETRDAALVGSAFTRERIDDGAIDVEELDVTTEGEARRHCERVGADETTAAQSVVRVFELGGLAPTQRDWLDTHAPAHGGVYAPGDGDGDLLIGSPAALRALATDVDEANVLGEALATIADRLD; via the coding sequence ATGCAAACCGTCGACGCCGCCGGCGTGCGGATCGGTGACGACCAGCCGCCGCGCATCATGGGCGTACTCAACGTCAGCCGCGAGTCGCCGTACGACCCCAGCGTCTACGACGATCCGAGCGAGGCGGCCGAATACGTCGATCGCAAACTCATCGATCAGGGGGCCGACATCGTCGACGTCGGGCTCGAATCGGCGAACAAACGTTTCGAGGTTCTTTCCGCTGAGGAGGAACTCGACCGTCTCGACGTCGCGATCGATACGATCGAGTCGGTGAGCGGCGACGCCGTCTTCTCGATCGAGACCCGTTACCACGAGGTCGCTGAGGAGGCGCTCGATCGCGGGTTCGACATGGTCAACGACATCTGCGGGTTCGCCGACCCGAAAATGGCGGAGGTCTGTGAGGAGTACGACGTCGCCGTCGCGAAGATGGCCAGCCCGCCGGACCTGAAGCGGCCGGGTGCCGTCGAGGAAACGCCCTGGGCACAGCGGCGCTCGCCGGAGTGGGCCCGGCGGGCCGAGTACGTCGATCAGGTCTACGAAGCGTTGAAGCAAAACGGGCTGACTGACAAGACGATCGTCGATCCGGCCTTCGGCGGCTGGAGCGAGGCCCAGACGATCGAGGACGACCGGGAGACGTTCCGCCGCCTCCGGGAGTTCCGGGGGCTCGGACGGCCGATCCTCGTCTCGATCAACCGCAAGAACTTCCTGCGGACGATCGCGGATCGCTCGACTGAGGAGGCATTACCGGTGAGTCTCGCGGCGACGTCGATGGCCGTCGAGCGCGGCGCACACGTGATTCGCACTCACGACGTCGCCGAGACCCGCGACGCCGCCCTCGTCGGCAGTGCCTTCACGCGCGAGCGGATCGACGACGGCGCGATCGACGTCGAGGAACTCGACGTGACGACCGAGGGCGAGGCACGGCGACACTGCGAGCGCGTCGGTGCCGACGAAACGACGGCCGCTCAATCGGTCGTCCGGGTGTTCGAACTCGGCGGGCTCGCGCCGACCCAGCGCGACTGGCTGGACACGCACGCCCCGGCCCACGGCGGCGTCTACGCGCCCGGAGACGGCGACGGCGACCTCCTGATCGGCTCGCCGGCCGCGCTCCGCGCGCTCGCGACCGATGTCGACGAGGCGAACGTGCTCGGGGAAGCGCTCGCGACGATCGCGGACCGACTCGACTGA
- a CDS encoding DUF7537 family lipoprotein gives MDRLLSPKTKQIVLVVLAVSLVALAGCTTGGDTTPTETPTGEELTDEPTDTPTDEPTDTPTDEPPESDIDPDELADSHATLLEDADSVTAGRRVVQRQAADGNTTVLSQQVQGYYDFEESTGLQASSRIQRGQFGSFTSSAQAYTAGNETFLRQNSSQIEEPQYAYDSEPYNESTPPTPVSFTGVGWGQLYESWSPSLQSQGETDFQGETVEQYRAEGEESLPYLSENVGASLGSLDEINATVLVTEDGLVTYTAIQVSGTGPNGGDVTSTYEFTVTDLNETTVEEPDWTGNVNTTG, from the coding sequence ATGGATCGATTGCTGTCCCCGAAGACGAAACAGATCGTACTCGTCGTTCTGGCGGTCTCGCTTGTCGCGCTCGCCGGCTGTACCACCGGCGGCGACACGACGCCGACCGAGACGCCGACTGGCGAGGAGTTGACTGACGAACCCACAGACACTCCGACAGACGAACCGACGGACACACCAACCGACGAACCGCCCGAGAGCGATATCGATCCCGACGAACTGGCCGACAGTCACGCAACCCTACTCGAGGACGCCGATTCGGTGACCGCTGGTCGACGGGTCGTTCAACGGCAGGCAGCGGACGGAAACACGACCGTTCTCAGCCAGCAAGTGCAGGGATACTACGACTTCGAGGAGTCGACTGGTCTGCAGGCATCCTCACGGATCCAACGGGGCCAGTTCGGATCGTTCACGTCGAGCGCGCAGGCATATACCGCCGGGAACGAGACGTTCCTCCGACAGAACAGTTCACAGATCGAGGAACCGCAATACGCCTACGACTCGGAACCGTACAACGAGTCGACACCACCGACGCCGGTAAGCTTCACCGGCGTGGGCTGGGGCCAACTCTACGAATCCTGGAGTCCGTCTCTCCAGTCGCAGGGCGAAACGGACTTCCAGGGAGAAACCGTCGAGCAGTACCGTGCTGAAGGCGAGGAGAGCCTTCCGTACCTCTCCGAGAACGTCGGTGCTTCCCTGGGAAGCCTCGATGAAATCAACGCGACGGTCCTCGTGACGGAGGACGGACTCGTCACCTACACCGCGATACAGGTGTCCGGGACCGGACCGAACGGTGGCGACGTCACGAGCACCTACGAGTTCACAGTGACTGATCTCAACGAGACGACCGTCGAGGAGCCCGACTGGACCGGCAACGTCAACACAACCGGGTAG
- a CDS encoding creatininase family protein, with translation MYLAEHAWPDLASYFESESLAIVPLGSTEQHGPHLPEGTDHLIAEGFAREAAARTGYLCTPTINVGVSAHHRQFHGTMWVDPPAFRDYVESFSRNLAYHGIDRIVYVNAHGGNVEHLREVGRRLHEDEVAFAVEWMWNESIPELVAEVFEQNGPHGGPKETALIQHLAGDLVHDERLEDARDGGLRDIESAETSRFGSRTFYDAIDNSGNGVFGDQTDATPQKGERLFEAASDQLVELCSWLAEQDIDDLLPESHV, from the coding sequence ATGTATCTCGCCGAGCACGCGTGGCCGGATCTGGCGTCGTATTTTGAGTCCGAATCGCTTGCAATCGTCCCGCTGGGGTCGACAGAACAGCACGGCCCGCACCTGCCGGAGGGGACCGATCATCTGATTGCCGAGGGGTTCGCACGTGAGGCCGCGGCGCGAACCGGCTATCTCTGTACCCCGACGATCAACGTCGGCGTCAGCGCCCACCACCGGCAGTTCCACGGGACGATGTGGGTCGATCCGCCGGCGTTCAGAGACTACGTCGAGAGCTTCTCGCGCAATCTCGCGTACCACGGTATCGACCGGATCGTCTACGTGAACGCCCACGGCGGCAACGTCGAACACCTCCGGGAAGTCGGACGACGCCTCCACGAGGACGAGGTCGCCTTCGCCGTCGAGTGGATGTGGAACGAGAGCATCCCCGAACTCGTTGCGGAGGTCTTCGAGCAGAACGGTCCCCACGGCGGCCCCAAGGAGACCGCCTTGATCCAGCATCTGGCCGGCGATCTCGTCCACGACGAACGCCTCGAAGACGCAAGGGACGGGGGACTCAGGGACATCGAGAGCGCCGAGACTTCCAGGTTCGGATCCCGGACGTTCTACGACGCGATCGACAACTCCGGCAACGGCGTGTTCGGCGATCAGACCGACGCGACCCCACAGAAAGGCGAGCGACTGTTCGAGGCGGCCAGCGACCAGCTCGTCGAGCTCTGCTCGTGGCTGGCCGAGCAAGACATCGACGATCTGTTGCCCGAGTCGCACGTGTAG
- a CDS encoding ribbon-helix-helix protein, CopG family yields MDETFLDLDTITVEFDEETLQALDDVAFTDHRGNRDAAIRECLDRWLKSREE; encoded by the coding sequence ATGGACGAGACGTTTCTCGACCTGGACACGATCACCGTCGAGTTCGACGAGGAGACGCTGCAGGCCCTGGACGACGTCGCGTTCACCGACCACCGCGGGAACCGCGACGCGGCGATCCGGGAGTGTCTCGACCGATGGCTGAAATCCCGTGAGGAGTAG
- a CDS encoding DUF555 domain-containing protein, with protein sequence MNCRVVVEAAVPVYDVETADEAVRIAISKTGEMLNPDLNYVEINMGSRNCPHCGEELEPAFIAADESLVALELEMTVFNVERDEHAARIARKEIGQRLENIPLEVLEIEEIEEEGQQEDEETSVAEESEADEEGDDTVEEGRNDTDDDVDSNEFRGDTDEDILPEFEELIDE encoded by the coding sequence ATGAACTGTCGAGTTGTCGTCGAAGCCGCCGTTCCGGTCTACGACGTCGAAACGGCCGACGAAGCGGTCCGGATCGCCATCTCCAAGACCGGCGAGATGCTCAACCCCGACCTCAACTACGTCGAGATCAACATGGGCAGCCGGAACTGTCCCCACTGCGGGGAAGAACTCGAGCCCGCGTTCATCGCCGCCGACGAGAGCCTCGTCGCCCTCGAACTGGAGATGACGGTGTTCAACGTCGAACGCGACGAGCACGCGGCCCGGATCGCCCGCAAGGAGATCGGCCAGCGACTGGAGAACATCCCGCTCGAAGTTCTCGAGATCGAGGAAATCGAGGAGGAAGGCCAGCAAGAAGACGAGGAGACGTCTGTCGCCGAAGAGAGCGAGGCCGACGAGGAAGGTGACGACACAGTCGAAGAAGGCCGAAACGACACGGACGACGACGTAGACAGCAACGAGTTCCGCGGGGACACGGACGAGGACATCCTGCCGGAGTTCGAAGAACTGATCGACGAGTGA
- a CDS encoding DNA-3-methyladenine glycosylase family protein, with product MKTGRIDVSELAGGLDLQATLESGQSYLWRRADDRMYDGDEQSGGDAWYETVVRLDGDRIRLDAGDPTVVRVRQRDEVLEWESTTDAEWIVRSLLRLGDDLPAIRATTPDDSLLERAYDRYWGMRLVRDPPFGTLISFICSAQMRVSRIHEMQLAMAEAFGDTITVDGRTYQVFPTPDQLAAATESELRDLGLGYRAPYVQRTAEMVAGGEAHPDGARDRSYEDAREHLTQFVGVGEKVADCVLLFSLGFLEAVPLDTWIRSTIEEYYPDCERDSYAETSRAIRKQLGGEFAGYAQTYVFHHLRNES from the coding sequence ATGAAAACCGGACGAATCGACGTGTCCGAACTCGCCGGCGGGCTCGACCTCCAGGCGACCCTCGAGAGCGGCCAGTCGTACCTCTGGCGACGCGCCGACGACCGGATGTACGACGGCGACGAGCAGAGCGGCGGCGACGCCTGGTACGAGACTGTCGTCCGCCTCGACGGCGACCGCATTCGACTCGACGCCGGTGACCCGACCGTCGTCCGCGTTCGCCAGCGCGACGAAGTCCTCGAATGGGAATCGACGACGGACGCCGAGTGGATCGTCCGATCGCTGCTCCGACTCGGGGACGACCTGCCGGCTATTCGGGCGACGACGCCGGACGACTCGCTGCTCGAGCGGGCCTACGACCGATATTGGGGGATGCGATTAGTGCGGGATCCCCCGTTCGGGACGCTGATCTCCTTTATCTGCTCGGCGCAGATGCGAGTCTCTCGGATCCACGAGATGCAGCTCGCGATGGCCGAGGCGTTCGGCGACACGATCACCGTTGACGGCCGCACGTATCAGGTCTTCCCGACGCCGGACCAGCTCGCGGCCGCCACCGAATCGGAGCTCCGTGACCTCGGGCTGGGCTATCGCGCCCCATACGTCCAGCGGACGGCCGAGATGGTCGCCGGGGGGGAGGCTCACCCGGACGGGGCACGCGATCGCTCCTACGAGGACGCCCGCGAACACCTGACACAGTTCGTCGGCGTCGGCGAGAAAGTCGCCGACTGCGTCCTGCTGTTCTCGCTGGGCTTTCTCGAGGCCGTGCCGCTGGATACCTGGATCCGGTCGACCATCGAAGAGTACTACCCCGACTGCGAGCGCGACAGCTACGCCGAGACGTCCCGGGCGATCCGAAAACAGCTGGGCGGGGAGTTCGCCGGCTACGCCCAGACGTACGTCTTCCATCACCTCCGAAATGAGTCGTGA
- a CDS encoding DUF7571 family protein gives MQLCQRCQTVIDEYTLDKQLEPLRDLTVDDFNVCADCVTIDADACVECGGAVYVPRGESTAPDYCPACRADLIERTGSDPGWTRESSSA, from the coding sequence ATGCAACTGTGCCAGCGCTGTCAGACGGTCATCGACGAGTACACTCTGGACAAACAACTCGAACCGTTGCGTGACCTCACGGTCGACGATTTCAACGTCTGTGCGGACTGCGTGACGATCGACGCGGACGCGTGTGTGGAGTGCGGCGGCGCAGTGTACGTTCCACGGGGCGAGTCTACTGCCCCCGACTACTGTCCGGCCTGTCGGGCCGACCTGATCGAACGGACCGGATCCGATCCCGGGTGGACGCGGGAGTCGTCCTCGGCCTGA
- a CDS encoding tRNA uridine(34) 5-carboxymethylaminomethyl modification radical SAM/GNAT enzyme Elp3 has product MSTDSKEPDDAFERACAELVDRILEGDLERDGVEQAKREVCSTHGSPKVPKNSELLDRAPDGRREELESVLQRKPVRTASGVAPVAIMTSPERCPHGKCLYCPGGPDSEFSSAQSYTGNEPAAARGKQNDYDPYGQVALRLNQLREIGHTVDKVELIVMGGTMTARSHDYQEWFVRRALEAMNDFDPEAEPEPAEGVSFAQDPEEYEFKYLEDVIEENETGSVRNIGTTFETKPDWCGPEQIDRMLRLGGTKVEVGVQTTFERINREMHRGHGIQASIDATRRLRDAGFKVGYHMMPGQPGMSKEMAVEDFRRIFEHSDWRPDYLKIYPTLIVEGTATYDMWHRDDYEPLSSEEAADLVAEIKDLIPKYTRLQRVQRDIPADFIEAGVQKSNLRQLARQRMDEKGTSCDCIRCREVGMNDEDPEDVTLDTLRYEAGGGTEQFISYEDRDRDLLVGFCRLRFPNEPTRAELDGAAIVRELHVYGNTVGVGDRDATGDVPDWQHRGYGRKLLREAERRAREAGFEKLSVISGIGAREYYREKLGYEQDGPYVSKQL; this is encoded by the coding sequence ATGAGCACCGACAGCAAGGAGCCGGACGACGCGTTCGAGCGGGCCTGCGCGGAGCTGGTCGACCGGATCCTCGAGGGTGACCTCGAACGGGACGGCGTCGAGCAGGCGAAACGCGAGGTCTGTTCGACGCACGGATCCCCGAAGGTCCCGAAAAACTCCGAGCTGCTCGATCGCGCGCCGGACGGACGGCGCGAGGAACTGGAATCGGTCCTGCAGCGCAAACCCGTCCGGACCGCCTCCGGGGTCGCGCCGGTCGCGATCATGACCTCGCCCGAGCGCTGTCCCCACGGGAAGTGTCTGTACTGTCCGGGCGGACCGGACTCGGAGTTCTCAAGCGCCCAGAGTTACACCGGAAACGAACCCGCCGCCGCACGGGGCAAGCAGAACGACTACGACCCATACGGGCAGGTGGCGCTACGGCTCAACCAGTTGCGCGAGATCGGCCATACCGTCGACAAGGTCGAGTTGATCGTCATGGGCGGGACGATGACCGCGCGCAGCCACGACTATCAGGAGTGGTTCGTCAGGCGCGCACTGGAGGCGATGAACGATTTCGATCCCGAGGCAGAGCCGGAGCCCGCCGAAGGCGTGAGTTTCGCGCAGGACCCCGAGGAATACGAGTTCAAGTATCTCGAAGACGTGATCGAGGAAAACGAGACCGGCAGCGTCCGCAACATCGGGACGACCTTCGAGACAAAGCCCGACTGGTGTGGGCCCGAGCAGATCGACCGGATGTTGCGACTCGGCGGGACCAAGGTCGAGGTCGGTGTCCAGACGACTTTCGAACGGATCAACCGCGAGATGCACCGCGGTCACGGCATCCAGGCCAGCATCGACGCGACCCGGCGACTCCGTGACGCGGGCTTCAAGGTCGGCTATCACATGATGCCGGGCCAGCCCGGGATGAGCAAGGAGATGGCCGTCGAGGACTTCCGGCGCATCTTCGAGCACAGCGACTGGCGGCCGGATTACCTCAAGATCTATCCCACGCTCATCGTCGAGGGGACCGCGACCTACGACATGTGGCATCGCGACGATTACGAACCCCTCTCCAGCGAGGAGGCCGCCGATCTCGTGGCAGAGATCAAAGACCTCATTCCGAAATACACCCGTCTGCAGCGCGTCCAGCGGGACATCCCCGCGGACTTCATCGAGGCGGGCGTCCAGAAGTCCAATCTCCGCCAGCTCGCCCGCCAGCGGATGGACGAGAAGGGAACGTCCTGCGATTGCATCCGCTGTCGTGAAGTTGGGATGAACGACGAAGACCCCGAAGACGTCACGCTCGACACTCTCAGATACGAGGCCGGGGGCGGGACGGAGCAGTTCATTAGCTACGAGGACCGGGACCGCGATCTGCTGGTGGGCTTCTGTCGGCTCCGGTTCCCGAACGAGCCGACACGAGCGGAACTGGACGGTGCGGCGATCGTGCGAGAACTGCACGTCTACGGGAACACTGTCGGCGTCGGCGACCGCGACGCGACCGGCGACGTGCCCGACTGGCAACACCGGGGCTACGGCCGGAAATTGCTGAGAGAGGCCGAACGACGCGCCCGCGAGGCCGGCTTCGAGAAGCTGAGCGTCATCAGCGGGATCGGTGCCCGCGAGTACTATCGAGAGAAACTCGGGTACGAACAGGACGGCCCGTACGTGAGCAAGCAGCTGTAA
- a CDS encoding DUF7286 family protein — MRGRQSSSVTLAESDRGRVPFALIGVVLLVASSAAVVSLQTREEPSADVDVARAFDRVETTTHLTLRDAATTGLRDAAAAPVTNASGTALGRAIDGGNPDETFRHYARLRIYLAAREKLSLTEQHLGDGVTATASLPPIEGDADSIEAGLDRVKVTAGYYDSDLETGVVNVTIEDVSLAVEDGKTRETVRRTFDLTVPTTVFEMHEKSQEYERRLNAGFFEQFDSEHDLGYGYGAKFAVRQYPVSWAKTYFDRFGPKRWDRAFEPIHDSRSTEILANLAAFDVQESTFGTTDPAVDRIRRERKTCFALATGYKVYDAVSKQKANTSTLANTWGLNRSALANATNRSSPGQGMQINEDTLCRATRYMMGGSEGELGDPPSIRDITERFIKKQTGKVSTGVEIPVDLFADAAYYEIRYGETVDRLRNLDDVGVEWPPGSDEDAEADAAWDEANENIEGSDSIERQNMGDMSLDPDTTFAEVIDHVYDVEVDPSESVTSDQSRPRAPEPPGDNWTEIRDERRYEVVDPGAVDVAIEEGPSRNIEGDTWTDLRDVTVTIENELRHVRQWRRVEGRGQNATVNRTTTTATREVTFESDVDIDARHSRHTQVDDNGIEHAYESGGDVGPADVPNFERVPRRALERVFGVDLSTQTDFEAKLDDEIDTETIVSGDNMRAITHETDTFEPVILDEDENGTLQSWLRDEADEIRGTIKDEVPPTEAGPTAFVDDDPILVEMRENITDRKPELIYGDDPGERYANPKAKVRAEAFNVYLDSVIEWTNKFDDAATDTKNQANDGVMGPLDGVDGNIAEVVRFAQKAIAGDVELSGDADFEGSPLYDDVALTIDASPTYLEATTVNRTDVPAVRASGAGFTDLDDDVEHGPLVAKHDNLVLPRPGLPLVPWPGYWYATLSTWNLQVDGEYARFELGADVSDPATSEPIRYIRDDREVELELADGRMTVGSVTPIDFESDTLVAVVVPSHMKVPRGKYGIGEASGNRYGCAGPYPDTGPEPSRGDCGWIKD; from the coding sequence ATGAGGGGGAGACAGAGTTCATCAGTCACGCTGGCGGAGAGCGATCGCGGTCGAGTTCCGTTCGCGCTGATCGGCGTCGTACTGCTCGTGGCGAGTTCCGCGGCCGTCGTGTCGCTACAGACTCGAGAGGAACCCAGTGCCGACGTCGATGTCGCAAGGGCATTCGACCGGGTCGAGACCACGACACACTTGACGCTTCGTGACGCGGCGACGACGGGGCTCAGAGACGCGGCAGCCGCGCCGGTGACCAATGCGTCGGGGACGGCGCTGGGGAGGGCTATCGATGGGGGGAATCCAGACGAGACGTTCCGGCACTACGCCAGACTGCGGATCTATCTGGCTGCGAGAGAGAAGCTCTCTCTGACCGAACAGCACCTCGGCGACGGCGTGACTGCGACTGCCTCGCTCCCGCCGATCGAAGGGGACGCCGACAGCATCGAGGCGGGCCTCGACCGCGTGAAGGTGACAGCCGGCTATTACGACAGTGACCTCGAAACCGGCGTCGTCAACGTGACGATCGAGGACGTCAGCCTCGCTGTCGAAGACGGGAAGACGCGCGAGACAGTCCGACGGACGTTCGATCTGACTGTTCCCACGACCGTCTTCGAGATGCACGAGAAGAGTCAGGAATACGAACGACGGCTCAATGCCGGCTTCTTCGAGCAGTTCGACTCCGAACACGACCTCGGGTACGGCTACGGAGCGAAGTTCGCGGTCCGGCAGTACCCCGTCTCCTGGGCGAAGACGTACTTCGATCGGTTCGGGCCGAAACGGTGGGATCGTGCCTTCGAGCCGATCCACGACAGTCGATCGACCGAAATCCTGGCTAACCTCGCGGCGTTCGACGTGCAGGAGTCGACGTTCGGGACGACCGATCCGGCCGTCGATCGGATCCGTCGCGAGCGGAAGACCTGTTTCGCGCTGGCGACCGGCTACAAGGTCTATGACGCCGTCTCAAAGCAAAAAGCGAACACGAGTACGCTTGCGAACACGTGGGGGCTGAACCGATCCGCACTCGCAAACGCCACGAACCGGTCGTCGCCGGGTCAGGGTATGCAAATAAACGAGGACACGCTCTGTCGGGCGACGCGATACATGATGGGTGGCTCCGAAGGTGAACTCGGGGACCCGCCGAGCATCCGGGACATAACGGAGCGATTCATCAAAAAGCAGACCGGCAAGGTCTCGACTGGCGTCGAGATCCCGGTCGATCTCTTCGCCGACGCCGCGTACTACGAGATCCGCTACGGAGAGACAGTGGACAGATTGCGGAATCTCGATGACGTCGGCGTCGAGTGGCCGCCCGGAAGCGACGAAGACGCTGAAGCCGACGCCGCGTGGGACGAGGCCAACGAAAATATCGAGGGGTCAGACAGCATCGAGCGTCAGAATATGGGGGATATGAGTCTCGACCCCGATACGACGTTCGCCGAGGTGATCGATCACGTCTACGACGTCGAGGTCGACCCCAGTGAAAGCGTGACCAGCGATCAGTCGCGACCCCGCGCACCGGAACCACCCGGAGACAACTGGACCGAAATCCGGGATGAACGACGCTACGAGGTCGTCGACCCGGGCGCGGTAGACGTCGCGATCGAGGAAGGGCCGAGCAGGAACATCGAGGGGGACACGTGGACAGACCTGCGCGACGTGACCGTCACGATCGAAAACGAACTCAGACACGTCCGGCAGTGGCGACGTGTCGAAGGGCGGGGGCAAAATGCCACCGTCAACAGGACGACCACGACAGCTACCCGCGAGGTGACCTTCGAGTCGGACGTCGACATCGACGCGAGACACAGCCGACATACGCAGGTCGACGACAACGGCATCGAACACGCATACGAGAGCGGCGGTGACGTCGGCCCGGCCGACGTTCCGAACTTCGAGCGCGTCCCGCGGCGCGCTCTCGAGAGGGTGTTCGGCGTCGATCTTTCCACGCAGACCGATTTCGAAGCGAAACTGGACGACGAAATCGACACGGAAACTATCGTTTCCGGAGACAACATGCGGGCGATCACGCACGAGACCGACACCTTCGAACCGGTCATACTCGACGAAGACGAGAACGGAACGCTCCAGTCGTGGCTCCGGGACGAGGCGGACGAGATCCGGGGGACGATCAAAGACGAGGTTCCGCCGACCGAAGCCGGTCCGACCGCCTTCGTCGACGACGACCCGATCCTCGTGGAGATGCGGGAGAACATCACCGACCGCAAACCAGAGTTGATCTACGGCGACGATCCGGGCGAACGGTACGCCAACCCCAAGGCGAAGGTTCGGGCCGAGGCTTTCAACGTCTATCTCGATAGCGTCATCGAGTGGACGAACAAATTCGACGACGCCGCAACAGATACCAAAAACCAGGCCAATGACGGCGTGATGGGGCCGCTTGACGGCGTCGACGGTAATATCGCGGAGGTCGTCAGATTCGCACAGAAGGCGATCGCCGGCGACGTGGAGCTGTCGGGAGACGCGGACTTCGAGGGGTCGCCGCTGTACGACGACGTGGCGCTCACGATCGACGCCTCGCCAACGTATCTGGAAGCGACGACGGTAAACCGAACGGACGTACCGGCCGTGCGCGCGTCCGGGGCCGGGTTCACTGACCTCGACGACGATGTCGAACACGGCCCGTTGGTGGCGAAACACGACAATCTCGTCCTGCCGCGACCGGGGCTACCGCTGGTCCCGTGGCCCGGTTACTGGTATGCGACACTGAGCACCTGGAACCTGCAGGTCGACGGCGAGTACGCCCGGTTCGAACTCGGGGCGGACGTCAGCGATCCCGCGACATCGGAGCCGATCCGATACATTCGAGACGACCGGGAGGTCGAACTCGAACTTGCCGACGGCCGGATGACTGTCGGCTCGGTCACGCCGATCGACTTCGAGAGTGACACGCTCGTCGCGGTGGTCGTACCCAGTCACATGAAAGTCCCAAGAGGGAAGTACGGCATCGGTGAAGCGTCGGGAAACCGCTACGGCTGTGCCGGTCCGTATCCGGACACGGGACCGGAGCCGAGCAGGGGGGACTGCGGCTGGATCAAGGACTGA